A single window of Mugil cephalus isolate CIBA_MC_2020 chromosome 1, CIBA_Mcephalus_1.1, whole genome shotgun sequence DNA harbors:
- the LOC125004753 gene encoding tyrosine-protein kinase receptor TYRO3-like, whose protein sequence is MAVCERVLTSGWYRLVLLFMLIWEHGAEEVDIFHSDKQTREGWVSEPRTGWVDIPMTVGTQASVPVLQACAERRTRTFLSSWMERGDANYLLMDVAFALEEEPSGEDSPLQVHLYNSDTSFTRFRDGWKVLDLRTSKPFPSNFKQSQIPDYLNRSVALSLGSVTHRGFHLAFSYSGTCALLTSIRLYYRRCPGIVSNLVSFGGTAAGSGPLQGSCVEGAVEVSPPFRQCGVDGVWGPLEGMCTCKPGHEEVENACQACRMGYYKASNQSGGCRLCPVNTRTRGEGSESCECVQGFSRLQTDPDHLGCTKPPSAPVNLTTHHLNDSVLTVTWDPPHDTGGRPEVKYRVTCEKAASSGRMWEACGDVFFLLDSAWLTNTSVSITGLNPQLDYRLSVQAWNDISTLQEALHLSTAAVTIQRWKVPPVVTSMTPGLNTSGHDPTHAPHRESRSLSLWLMVAALFVSLMLVSIFLIASYVHLQKHNKRRLDEQRLPGNPVFSHRRLQMMENAAQPEDPEGVFQLLGVLSDQLLDSLRDVLVQRHQLTLGKELGKGEFGSVYEGIFTPQKGTDIRVAVKTLRVGILSQQDLHEFLREAEIMKNFDHKNVVGLLGVTLQREEDSTLPVPLVILPFLKHGDLRHFLIATRYGDVPMFVPHQTLLRFMIDIAMGMDYLSSNGFLHRDLAARNCMLGDDLRVCVADFGLSKKIYSSNYYRQKIAIRVPIKWMSMESLSESIYTTKSDVWSFGVTMWEIVSRGRTPYPGVHSHELLDLLLSGHRLKPPEDCDQKLYEVMRSCWDREPSRRPDFRALAEALRGLLSELPVLEPSQEARYINQGLEVLTSSSSSSTQEVHINSGGQQENVSTANSACPYQHYQS, encoded by the exons ATGGCTGTTTGTGAACGTGTACTGACGtcaggctggtataggttagtCCTGTTGTTCATGCTGATATGGGAGCATGGAGCTGAGGAGG TGGACATTTTTCACTCTGACAAACAAACCAGAGAAGGATGGGTTTCTGAACCGCGCACAGGA TGGGTTGACATTCCGATGACGGTGGGCACTCAGGCCTCTGTGCCTGTGCTCCAAGCTTGTGCTGAAAGAAGAACGAGGACTTTTCTAAGCTCCTGGATGGAGCGTGGAGACGCCAACTATCTCCTCATGGATGTTGCGTTTGCTCTGGAAGAGGAGCCCTCCGGTGAGGACAGCCCTCTGCAAGTTCACCTTTACAACTCAGACACCTCCTTCACAAGATTTCGCGACGGCTGGAAAGTCCTGGACCTCCGGACTTCCAAACCATTCCCAAGCAACTTCAAACAGAGCCAAATACCTGACTATCTGAATCGCAGCGTGGCGCTGAGCTTGGGCTCGGTCACCCACAGAGGATTTCATCTGGCCTTCTCCTACTCAGGAACATGCGCGTTGTTAACCTCCATCAGGCTGTACTACAGGAGGTGCCCTGGCATCGTATCTAATCTGGTCTCATTCGGAGGAACAGCGGCTGGATCGGGGCCCCTCCAGGGTTCTTGTGTGGAGGGAGCTGTGGAGGTTTCTCCTCCTTTTAGGCAGTGTGGTGTAGATGGAGTGTGGGGGCCACTGGAGGGGATGTGCACCTGCAAACCTGGGCATGAAGAAGTGGAGAACGCATGTCAAG CCTGCAGGATGGGCTACTACAAAGCATCCAATCAGAGTGGAGGATGCCGGCTGTGCCCAGTGAACACCAGGACCCGTGGGGAGGGATCAGAGAGCTGTGAATGTGTCCAGGGTTTCAGCCGCCTGCAAACTGACCCCGATCACCTCGGTTGCACCA AGCCGCCTTCTGCTCCAGTGAACCTAACAACCCACCACCTCAACGATTCTGTGCTGACAGTGACGTGGGACCCTCCTCACGACACAGGAGGCCGACCTGAGGTGAAGTATCGTGTCACATGTGAGAAGGCGGCAAGCTCTGGCAGGATGTGGGAGGCGTGCGGGGACGTGTTTTTCCTGCTGGACTCGGCGTGGCTGACCAACACATCAGTCAGCATCACGGGTCTGAACCCACAGCTCGACTACAGGCTCTCAGTGCAAGCTTGGAACGACATTTCCACCCTGCAGGAGGCGCTACATTTATCCACTGCTGCTGTTACCATTCAGAGAT GGAAGGTTCCTCCTGTGGTGACCTCCATGACCCCAGGCCTAAACACCTCTGGTCACGACCCAACCCATGCTCCTCATCGCGAGAGTCGCTCGTTGTCCTTGTGGCTCATGGTCGCTGCTTTGTTCGTCAGTCTCATGCTTGTGTCTATATTCCTTATCGCATCTTACGTCCACctccagaaacacaacaaacgcAG gTTGGACGAACAGCGTTTGCCGGGTAATCCTGTGTTTTCTCATCGACGGCTACAGATGATGGAAAATGCAGCCCAGCCCGAAG ATCCAGAGGGGGTTTTCCAGCTGTTGGGAGTACTCAGCGACCAGTTGCTGGACAGTCTGAGGGACGTCCTGGTTCAGAGGCACCAGCTGACCTTGGGCAAGGAGCTGGGCAAAG GGGAGTTTGGCTCGGTATACGAAGGCATCTTTACGCCACAGAAAGGCACTGACATCAGAGTTGCTGTGAAAACCTTGAGAG TCGGGATCCTCAGCCAGCAAGACTTGCACGAGTTCCTGAGAGAGGCGGAGATCATGAAGAACTTTGATCATAAAAATGTTGTGGGGCTGCTGG gGGTCACCttacagagagaggaggactcTACTCTGCCGGTACCTTTGGTCATACTTCCTTTCTTGAAGCATGGAGACCTGCGCCACTTCCTCATTGCTACCCGCTACGGTGATGTTCCTATG TTCGTGCCCCACCAGACCCTCCTGCGCTTCATGATAGACATTGCGATGGGGATGGACTATCTGAGCTCCAACGGATTCCTGCACAGAGACTTGGCTGCACGTAACTGCAT GTTGGGTGATGATCTCAGGGTGTGCGTTGCTGACTTTGGCCTCTCCAAGAAAATCTACAGCAGCAACTACTACCGACAGAAAATAGCCATCCGTGTGCCCATCAAGTGGATGTCCATGGAGAGTCTGTCCGAGTCCATTTACACCACCAAGAGTGATGTG TGGTCATTTGGAGTGACCATGTGGGAGATCGTTTCCCGGGGGAGGACACCTTATCCTGGGGTCCACAGTCATGAACTTCTGGACCTGCTGCTGTCTGGACACCGACTGAAACCACCTGAGGACTGTGATCAGAAACT TTATGAAGTCATGAGGAGCTGCTGGGACAGGGAGCCATCCCGGAGGCCTGACTTCAGGGCGCTAGCCGAAGCCCTGAGAGGTCTGTTGTCCGAGTTGCCGGTCCTGGAGCCGAGCCAAGAGGCCAGGTACATCAACCAGGGCCTGGAGGtcctcacttcttcttcttcttcttccactcaAGAAGTGCACATAAATTCAGGTGGACAACAGGAGAATGTTTCCACAGCAAATTCAGCATGCCCATATCAACACTATCAGAGTTAA